A window of Polaribacter litorisediminis contains these coding sequences:
- the pheS gene encoding phenylalanine--tRNA ligase subunit alpha: MLDKVKELIGDVDAFKANTKEEVEAFRIKYLGSKGLLKDLFSEFKNVDAELRKDFGQALNNLKKSAEGKVAELNDVLENAVEEKGVYGDLSRPAEPIELGSRHPISLVKNKIIEVFNRIGFTVSEGPEIEDDWHNFTALNLPEYHPARDMQDTFFIEQNPDILLRTHTSSVQVRYMENNTPPIRTISPGRVFRNEDISARAHCIFHQVEGLYIDTDVSFADLKQTLLYFTKEMFGKSKIRLRPSYFPFTEPSAEVDIYWGLETETDYKITKGTGWLEIMGCGMVDPNVLKNCNIDPKKYSGYAFGMGIERIAMLLYQIPDIRMFYENDKRFLEQFKSVL; the protein is encoded by the coding sequence ATGTTAGATAAAGTAAAAGAACTTATTGGTGATGTAGATGCATTTAAGGCGAATACGAAAGAGGAGGTTGAAGCATTTAGAATTAAATATTTAGGCAGTAAAGGTTTGCTTAAAGATTTATTTTCTGAATTTAAAAATGTAGATGCTGAACTTCGTAAAGATTTTGGGCAAGCCTTAAACAACTTAAAAAAATCTGCTGAAGGAAAAGTAGCCGAATTAAATGATGTTTTAGAAAATGCTGTTGAAGAAAAAGGTGTTTATGGCGATTTATCAAGACCTGCTGAACCTATTGAGTTAGGCTCACGCCATCCAATATCCTTAGTAAAAAATAAAATTATTGAGGTTTTTAATAGAATTGGTTTTACGGTTTCCGAAGGTCCAGAGATTGAAGATGATTGGCACAACTTTACAGCATTAAATTTGCCAGAGTATCATCCGGCAAGAGACATGCAAGACACTTTCTTTATAGAACAAAATCCTGATATTTTATTGCGTACACACACTTCTTCCGTACAAGTGCGTTATATGGAAAATAACACACCTCCTATCAGAACCATTTCTCCAGGAAGAGTATTTAGAAACGAAGATATTTCTGCCCGTGCACATTGTATTTTTCATCAAGTAGAAGGTTTGTATATCGATACAGATGTTTCTTTTGCTGATTTAAAACAAACACTTTTATACTTTACCAAAGAGATGTTTGGGAAGTCTAAAATACGTTTACGTCCTTCTTATTTTCCGTTTACAGAACCAAGTGCAGAAGTAGATATTTATTGGGGATTAGAAACAGAAACCGATTATAAAATTACAAAAGGAACCGGATGGTTAGAAATTATGGGCTGCGGAATGGTAGATCCTAATGTTTTGAAAAACTGTAACATCGATCCAAAAAAATATTCTGGTTATGCCTTTGGAATGGGAATTGAGCGCATTGCCATGTTGCTATATCAAATTCCTGATATTAGAATGTTTTACGAAAATGACAAGCGTTTTTTAGAGCAGTTTAAAAGTGTACTCTAA
- the gdhA gene encoding NADP-specific glutamate dehydrogenase, producing MAENIDFKITEFMEMVTKRNNHEPEFLQAVKEVAETVIPYIARNDIYNGKNILLRMVEPERLISFRVSWVDDDGEIQVNRGYRIQMNSAIGPYKGGLRFHPTVNASILKFLAFEQVFKNSLTTLPMGGGKGGSDFDPKGKSDNEIMRFCHSFMTELYRHIGHNTDVPAGDIGVGAREIGYMFGMYKKLNNTFTGVLTGKGASWGGSLIRPEATGYGTVYFAQNMLKRKKDSFNGKKVVISGSGNVAQYAAEKAIELGATVLTLSDSGGYIFDEEGINTEKLKHVMYIKNDKRGRISEYTDKYPNAKYVEGSRPWSVVCDIALPCATQNELNGEEAAVLIKNGCICVSEGANMPSTPDAIHAFTKAKILFAPGKASNAGGVATSGLEMSQNSLRLSWTRKEVDDKLKDIMEDIHDSCVQYGEQEDGTIDYISGANIAGFVKVADAMLAQGVV from the coding sequence ATGGCAGAAAATATCGATTTTAAAATTACAGAGTTTATGGAAATGGTTACTAAAAGAAATAACCATGAGCCAGAATTCCTACAAGCTGTTAAAGAAGTTGCAGAAACTGTAATTCCTTACATTGCTCGTAACGATATTTATAACGGTAAAAATATTTTACTGAGAATGGTAGAACCAGAAAGATTAATTTCTTTTAGAGTTTCTTGGGTAGATGATGACGGCGAAATACAAGTGAATAGAGGGTATAGAATTCAAATGAATTCTGCAATAGGACCTTATAAAGGAGGTTTGCGTTTTCATCCTACAGTAAATGCGAGTATTTTAAAGTTTTTAGCTTTTGAACAAGTGTTTAAAAACTCGTTAACAACTTTACCGATGGGCGGTGGAAAAGGAGGCTCTGATTTTGATCCAAAAGGAAAATCAGATAATGAAATTATGCGTTTTTGTCATTCTTTTATGACCGAATTATATAGACATATTGGTCACAATACAGATGTCCCGGCTGGAGATATTGGCGTTGGAGCGAGAGAAATTGGTTATATGTTTGGAATGTATAAAAAATTAAATAACACATTTACAGGGGTTTTAACAGGTAAAGGCGCTTCTTGGGGTGGATCTTTAATTAGACCAGAAGCTACGGGTTACGGAACGGTATATTTTGCGCAAAACATGTTAAAGCGTAAAAAAGACTCTTTTAATGGTAAAAAAGTGGTGATTTCTGGTTCTGGAAATGTGGCACAATATGCAGCAGAAAAAGCAATCGAATTAGGAGCAACGGTTTTAACTTTATCCGATTCTGGAGGATATATTTTTGATGAAGAAGGTATCAACACAGAAAAGTTGAAACACGTTATGTATATCAAAAATGATAAAAGAGGCAGAATTAGTGAGTACACAGATAAATACCCCAATGCAAAATATGTAGAAGGAAGCAGGCCTTGGTCTGTTGTTTGTGATATTGCTTTGCCTTGTGCAACTCAAAATGAGTTAAATGGTGAAGAAGCAGCAGTATTAATTAAAAATGGTTGTATATGTGTTTCTGAAGGTGCAAATATGCCTTCTACACCAGATGCAATTCACGCATTTACAAAAGCAAAAATCTTGTTTGCGCCAGGAAAAGCATCGAATGCTGGTGGGGTTGCAACATCTGGTTTAGAAATGAGTCAGAATTCATTACGTTTAAGTTGGACACGTAAAGAAGTAGATGATAAACTGAAAGATATTATGGAAGATATTCATGATTCTTGCGTTCAATATGGAGAGCAAGAAGATGGTACTATAGATTATATTTCAGGAGCAAATATTGCTGGTTTTGTAAAAGTTGCAGACGCAATGTTAGCACAAGGAGTTGTCTAA
- a CDS encoding LysE family transporter, with the protein MMLLYLFFFGFFFSFTGSITPSMLNMTALKISLEKGREAANKYALGVSFVVIPQVFIAVVLTKYIAENPKILQTLEKLGIIIFIFLSFYFYSASKKGKIKMDAMKSKKENPFLTGVTLSVLNMFAIPFFSGIALFLDAFNLFIFDVIPVISFVLGAVIGSFYILFFYGKFAKIIQKKTGELTKDINIILAILTAVVAVLTGIKQIF; encoded by the coding sequence ATGATGCTACTCTATCTTTTTTTCTTCGGATTTTTCTTCTCTTTTACAGGTTCTATAACTCCAAGTATGTTAAATATGACCGCCTTAAAAATTAGTTTAGAGAAAGGCCGGGAAGCGGCTAATAAATATGCTCTGGGGGTTTCTTTTGTGGTAATTCCACAAGTATTTATTGCTGTTGTTTTAACCAAATATATTGCAGAAAATCCTAAAATTTTGCAGACTTTAGAAAAGTTAGGAATTATAATTTTTATATTTTTATCCTTCTATTTTTATAGCGCATCTAAAAAAGGTAAAATTAAGATGGATGCTATGAAATCTAAAAAAGAAAATCCTTTTTTGACTGGTGTTACGCTCTCTGTTTTAAATATGTTTGCAATTCCTTTTTTTTCCGGAATCGCCCTATTTTTAGATGCTTTTAACCTATTTATTTTTGATGTTATTCCTGTAATTTCATTTGTTTTAGGCGCTGTAATAGGTTCTTTTTATATTTTATTTTTTTATGGAAAATTTGCAAAAATAATTCAGAAAAAAACAGGAGAACTCACAAAAGATATCAATATAATTTTAGCTATTTTAACAGCGGTAGTGGCTGTTTTAACCGGAATTAAACAAATTTTTTAA
- a CDS encoding alpha/beta hydrolase family protein encodes MKNIKNSIIDGKHQKPIVTDVFYNETHQPKKVVIFCHGYKGFKDWGAWNLMAEAFAKAGFFFIKFNFSHNGGTPEQPIDFPDLEAFGNNNYSKELDDLESVLDWISRTTDFKNEINSTDISLIGHSRGGGIVLLKANEDARIKEVITLAAVCDFGSRSTITGDLENWKNEGVKYVVNGRTKQQMPHFYQFYEDFKANEERLHIQKAVEKIKVPQLIIHGDQDTSISIDEAHKIHSWNGNSILKFIKNADHVFNVCHPWEKEKMSKELAETTQLCIDFLK; translated from the coding sequence ATGAAAAATATTAAAAATAGTATTATTGATGGAAAACATCAAAAACCAATCGTAACAGACGTTTTTTATAACGAAACCCATCAACCCAAAAAAGTAGTTATTTTTTGTCATGGTTACAAAGGTTTTAAAGATTGGGGCGCTTGGAATTTAATGGCAGAAGCATTTGCAAAAGCTGGTTTTTTCTTTATCAAATTCAATTTTTCTCATAACGGCGGAACTCCAGAACAACCCATTGATTTTCCAGATTTAGAAGCTTTTGGGAACAATAATTACTCCAAGGAATTAGACGATTTAGAAAGTGTTTTAGATTGGATTTCGAGAACTACAGATTTTAAAAACGAAATAAATAGTACTGATATTTCGTTGATAGGGCATAGTAGAGGTGGCGGAATTGTATTGCTAAAAGCAAACGAAGATGCAAGAATAAAAGAAGTAATTACTTTAGCTGCGGTTTGTGATTTTGGGTCAAGAAGCACTATTACTGGTGATTTAGAAAACTGGAAGAATGAAGGTGTTAAATATGTTGTAAATGGAAGAACAAAACAGCAAATGCCTCATTTTTATCAGTTTTATGAAGATTTTAAAGCCAATGAAGAACGACTACATATTCAAAAAGCAGTAGAAAAAATAAAAGTTCCGCAATTAATAATTCATGGAGATCAAGATACCTCAATTTCTATTGATGAAGCGCATAAAATTCATTCTTGGAATGGGAACAGTATTTTAAAGTTCATAAAAAATGCAGATCATGTGTTTAATGTTTGTCATCCTTGGGAAAAAGAAAAAATGTCTAAAGAATTGGCAGAAACAACACAACTTTGTATCGATTTTTTAAAATAA
- a CDS encoding zinc ribbon domain-containing protein has protein sequence MALIKCLECKKEISDKAKICPNCGMALKKKSNIILPLLLGIITPILIISFFLQSESESEFDYRIDKSDNSTSKERKKSNSISKTEAAYSAQKFVEKQLKAPSTAKFPSLNKANIKKSNDVYEVSSYVDSQNGFGAMIRSNYTVKISRKDNGNITLLDIKID, from the coding sequence ATGGCGTTAATTAAATGTTTAGAATGTAAAAAAGAAATTAGCGATAAAGCTAAAATTTGTCCAAACTGCGGAATGGCCTTAAAAAAGAAATCTAATATTATTTTACCTCTATTATTGGGTATTATCACCCCAATATTGATTATAAGCTTTTTTTTGCAATCAGAAAGTGAGAGTGAATTTGATTATAGAATTGATAAATCAGATAATTCCACAAGTAAAGAAAGGAAAAAAAGCAATTCTATTAGTAAAACAGAAGCAGCTTATTCAGCACAAAAATTTGTTGAAAAACAATTAAAAGCTCCGAGTACAGCAAAATTTCCTTCACTAAACAAGGCAAATATTAAAAAATCTAATGACGTTTATGAAGTTTCATCTTATGTTGACTCACAAAATGGTTTCGGAGCAATGATAAGAAGTAATTATACTGTAAAAATTAGCAGAAAAGATAACGGAAATATTACTCTTTTGGATATTAAAATTGATTAA
- a CDS encoding type II toxin-antitoxin system Phd/YefM family antitoxin translates to MLITTVSDFRKDIKSYLDKVVKNFETLIINRGKDSGIVVMSLQEYNSLMATNHELSSRKNELRLDSAIDKLKSGRTFNKDLKDLIEN, encoded by the coding sequence ATGCTAATAACAACTGTTTCTGACTTCAGAAAAGATATTAAAAGTTACTTAGACAAAGTTGTGAAGAACTTTGAGACATTGATAATAAATCGCGGAAAAGATTCCGGAATTGTAGTTATGTCATTGCAAGAATACAATTCTTTAATGGCTACAAATCACGAACTGTCTTCACGAAAGAATGAATTAAGATTAGATTCTGCAATTGACAAGCTAAAAAGCGGAAGGACTTTTAACAAAGACCTAAAAGACCTAATCGAAAATTAA
- a CDS encoding Txe/YoeB family addiction module toxin, with protein sequence MKYIFVDESWEDYLYWQKTDKKKLKKINELLEDISRNPFDGIGKPEPLKHKYAGFWSRRMDSEHRLIYQYKEGEILIAKCRFHYD encoded by the coding sequence ATGAAGTATATATTCGTTGACGAGTCTTGGGAAGATTATTTGTATTGGCAAAAAACGGACAAGAAAAAGCTGAAAAAAATAAATGAACTTCTGGAAGACATCTCTCGAAATCCTTTTGATGGAATTGGAAAACCTGAACCGCTAAAACATAAATACGCAGGATTTTGGTCAAGAAGGATGGATAGCGAACATAGACTGATTTACCAATATAAAGAAGGAGAAATATTAATTGCGAAATGCAGATTTCATTATGACTGA
- the dinB gene encoding DNA polymerase IV: MKLEPPFRKIIHVDMDAYYASVAELDNPELRGKAIAVGGGGERGVVSAASYEARKFGVKSAMSGVLARQKCPHLIFVKSDFARYKELSNQIRNIFYDYTDLVEPLSLDEAYLDVTENKKGNPSANAIAREIRKRIYEETGLRASAGISINKFIAKVASDINKPNGQKTIHPEEVLTFLEELPVNKFYGVGKVTAAKMYNLGIFIGNDLKKKSLEELVKLFGKSGTHYYHIVRGIHHSAVKPNRIRKSVGAETTFSENISSEIYMLERLDHIADEIEKRMKKSNTKGKTITLKIKYSDFTQQTRSKTKAHFMQTKKEFFPTIKELLYQDKLTNSVRLLGISFGNLNTEKKEPVWVQLQFDF, from the coding sequence ATGAAATTAGAACCTCCTTTTAGAAAAATCATTCATGTAGATATGGATGCGTATTATGCATCTGTAGCGGAATTAGACAACCCTGAATTAAGAGGGAAAGCCATTGCAGTTGGCGGAGGAGGAGAAAGAGGCGTGGTTTCTGCGGCTAGTTACGAAGCTCGAAAATTTGGAGTAAAATCAGCTATGAGCGGTGTTTTGGCGCGACAAAAATGTCCACATTTAATTTTTGTGAAATCAGATTTTGCACGCTATAAAGAACTCTCAAATCAAATTAGGAATATTTTTTATGACTATACAGATTTGGTGGAACCGCTTTCTTTAGACGAAGCTTATTTAGATGTTACCGAAAATAAAAAAGGAAATCCATCAGCAAACGCCATCGCCAGAGAAATTAGAAAGCGTATTTATGAAGAAACGGGTTTGCGAGCTTCTGCAGGGATTTCGATTAATAAATTTATTGCAAAAGTGGCTTCTGACATCAACAAGCCCAACGGACAAAAAACAATTCATCCAGAGGAGGTTCTTACCTTTTTAGAGGAATTACCCGTCAATAAATTTTATGGAGTGGGTAAAGTTACCGCCGCCAAAATGTATAATTTGGGTATTTTTATTGGAAACGATCTAAAGAAAAAATCGTTAGAAGAGCTGGTAAAGCTATTCGGAAAATCTGGAACTCATTATTACCATATTGTTCGCGGAATTCATCATAGTGCTGTAAAACCGAATCGAATTAGAAAATCTGTTGGTGCCGAAACAACGTTTAGTGAAAATATTTCTTCAGAAATTTATATGTTAGAACGTCTAGATCATATTGCCGATGAGATAGAAAAACGCATGAAAAAATCAAATACCAAAGGAAAAACAATTACCTTGAAAATAAAATATTCAGATTTTACACAACAGACAAGAAGTAAAACAAAAGCGCATTTTATGCAAACTAAAAAGGAGTTTTTTCCGACGATAAAAGAATTGTTATACCAAGATAAATTAACAAATTCTGTTCGTTTATTAGGGATTTCTTTCGGAAATTTAAACACCGAAAAGAAAGAACCAGTTTGGGTACAATTACAGTTTGATTTTTAA
- a CDS encoding GNAT family N-acetyltransferase has product MTLEKSNIEDLEEIFKLYKQASQFQETKKMVVWPSFSKEMVINEIKEQKQFKIIISNQIACVWAIAFTDPLIWGEKNKDAAIYIHRIATNPNFRGNNLVKEIVEWSKKHAKINKKEYIRMDTVGENLGLINYYKKCGFEFLGLSKLNETNGLPAHYKNATVSLFEIKLT; this is encoded by the coding sequence GTGACTTTAGAGAAAAGCAATATTGAAGATTTAGAAGAAATTTTTAAATTATATAAACAAGCATCACAATTTCAAGAAACTAAAAAAATGGTTGTTTGGCCAAGTTTTAGTAAAGAAATGGTCATTAACGAAATTAAAGAGCAAAAACAATTCAAAATTATAATTAGTAATCAAATAGCGTGCGTTTGGGCAATTGCTTTTACAGATCCGTTAATTTGGGGGGAGAAAAATAAAGATGCAGCTATATACATTCATAGAATAGCTACAAACCCAAATTTTAGAGGTAATAACTTAGTGAAAGAAATTGTAGAATGGTCTAAAAAGCATGCTAAAATCAATAAAAAAGAATATATTAGGATGGATACCGTTGGCGAGAACTTAGGACTTATAAATTACTACAAAAAATGTGGTTTTGAGTTTTTAGGACTCTCGAAATTAAATGAAACTAATGGTTTACCAGCTCATTACAAAAATGCAACCGTAAGTTTATTTGAAATTAAATTAACGTGA
- a CDS encoding GNAT family N-acetyltransferase: MKIIRTNSENKDFIDLVKQLDAYLKITDEDEHDFYNQFNHIDVIKEVVVVYDGTIALGCGAIKKFDNHTAEIKRMFVSSEKRGLGIAQKIVTELEAWSKELGYEKCVLETGKRQIEAVKLYKKCGYKIIPNYGQYKNMENSICFEKHL; the protein is encoded by the coding sequence GTGAAAATAATTAGAACAAATTCAGAAAATAAAGATTTTATCGATTTGGTAAAACAATTAGACGCATATCTAAAAATTACTGATGAGGATGAGCACGATTTTTACAATCAATTTAATCATATTGATGTTATTAAAGAGGTTGTTGTTGTTTACGACGGTACAATTGCTCTTGGTTGTGGAGCGATTAAAAAGTTTGATAATCATACTGCTGAAATCAAAAGAATGTTTGTTTCATCCGAAAAAAGAGGATTGGGAATTGCTCAAAAAATAGTCACAGAATTAGAAGCTTGGTCAAAGGAATTAGGCTATGAAAAATGTGTTTTAGAAACAGGAAAAAGACAAATAGAAGCCGTAAAATTATATAAGAAATGTGGTTATAAAATCATTCCGAATTATGGGCAATATAAAAATATGGAAAATAGTATTTGCTTTGAAAAACACTTGTAA
- a CDS encoding NAD(P)/FAD-dependent oxidoreductase yields the protein MNYSYWELKEWFSNIDFTIVGSGIVGLNCALEIKKKHPKAKVLVLEKGMLPQGASTKNAGFACFGSLSEIIDDLKSHTEQEVFNLVDDRWKGLQLLRNNLGDKSIDFQQHKGFELCDSKDFFEECIAKKEHINRLLKPIFKEEVFSISENTFNFQKVHQKYIVNNFEGQIDTGKMAAKLLFKAQKNGIKILNNILVESFVENEGEVHLKTNRLDFYTKKLCIATNGFANKLLNENVQPARAQVLITKPIKNLQIKGTFHLDKGYFYFRNIDDRILFGGGRNLDFKTEETSEFGETTIIQNELEKILEETILPNTNFEIEHRWSGIMGVGNQKKAIVKQLSNHVFCGVRLGGMGVAIGSLVGKELAELIQ from the coding sequence ATGAATTATAGTTATTGGGAATTAAAAGAATGGTTTAGCAACATCGATTTTACAATTGTTGGTAGCGGAATTGTGGGCTTAAATTGTGCCTTAGAAATCAAAAAAAAGCATCCCAAAGCAAAGGTTTTAGTGCTAGAAAAAGGAATGTTGCCACAAGGTGCCAGTACAAAAAATGCGGGTTTTGCTTGTTTTGGTAGCTTATCAGAAATTATTGATGATTTAAAATCTCATACAGAACAAGAGGTTTTTAATCTGGTGGATGATCGCTGGAAAGGGTTACAATTATTAAGAAATAATTTAGGAGATAAGAGCATCGACTTTCAACAACATAAAGGGTTTGAATTGTGCGATTCTAAAGATTTTTTTGAAGAATGTATTGCTAAAAAAGAGCACATAAATAGGTTGTTAAAACCCATATTTAAAGAGGAAGTTTTTTCGATTTCTGAGAATACTTTTAATTTTCAAAAGGTACATCAAAAGTATATTGTCAATAATTTTGAAGGTCAGATTGATACCGGAAAAATGGCAGCTAAGTTGCTTTTTAAGGCTCAAAAAAACGGAATTAAAATACTAAACAATATTCTGGTAGAAAGTTTTGTTGAAAATGAGGGTGAAGTACACCTAAAAACCAATAGACTAGATTTTTATACTAAAAAATTATGTATTGCTACGAATGGTTTTGCAAATAAATTATTGAATGAAAATGTGCAACCAGCAAGAGCGCAAGTTCTCATTACAAAGCCAATTAAGAACTTACAAATTAAAGGAACTTTTCATTTAGACAAAGGGTATTTTTATTTTAGAAATATTGATGATAGAATTTTATTTGGTGGCGGTAGAAATCTCGATTTTAAAACGGAAGAAACTTCTGAATTTGGCGAAACTACGATCATACAAAATGAATTAGAAAAAATTTTAGAAGAAACCATTTTACCAAACACCAATTTTGAAATCGAACACAGATGGAGTGGAATTATGGGGGTCGGAAATCAGAAAAAAGCGATTGTAAAACAACTTTCTAATCACGTGTTTTGTGGCGTCCGTTTGGGCGGAATGGGTGTTGCTATTGGTAGTTTGGTTGGTAAAGAATTAGCAGAATTAATACAATAG
- a CDS encoding NAD(P)/FAD-dependent oxidoreductase yields the protein MEKNIQTANHIKSNLVADVLIIGGGLAGLCNAIHLSKFGKKVVLIEKNSYPKHKVCGEYISNEVLPYLQFLDFNPFDFGAVKIGRFQLSTTNNKLISAKLPFGGFGISRYTLDFELAKKALENGVTILQDEVINIDFNHDFFQVETKENKSFTSKFAIGSFGKRSLLDVKMERSFIQKKSPYLGVKIHVKGNFSKNLVALHNFKGGYCGVSKVENDTINLCYITSFSSFKKFKNIDDFQENVVFKNSFLKEIFQNSKAVWEKPLSISQISFETKKPIENHMIMCGDAAGMIHPLCGNGMSMAIQSAQIASKLILNYYDGKITTRIEVEKQYIRLWNKQFKWRLKAGHFIAMLFRNAKISNVLLQVLRRMPFLLPIIIKQTHGKSIKL from the coding sequence ATGGAGAAAAATATTCAAACTGCAAATCATATAAAAAGTAATTTAGTTGCAGACGTACTTATAATTGGTGGAGGATTAGCCGGATTATGCAATGCAATTCATTTATCAAAATTTGGTAAAAAGGTTGTGTTGATTGAAAAGAATTCCTACCCAAAACATAAAGTTTGTGGTGAATATATTTCTAACGAAGTGTTGCCTTATTTACAATTTTTAGACTTTAATCCGTTTGATTTTGGTGCGGTAAAAATTGGTCGATTTCAGTTGTCAACCACCAATAACAAGTTAATTTCTGCAAAACTTCCTTTTGGTGGATTCGGTATTTCACGGTATACCTTAGATTTTGAACTCGCAAAAAAAGCACTAGAAAATGGTGTTACTATCCTTCAAGATGAAGTGATAAACATTGATTTTAATCATGATTTTTTTCAAGTTGAAACCAAAGAAAATAAAAGTTTTACCTCAAAATTTGCAATTGGTTCTTTTGGCAAACGTTCTTTATTAGATGTAAAAATGGAGCGTAGTTTTATCCAAAAAAAATCACCATATTTAGGTGTAAAAATACATGTAAAAGGAAATTTTTCTAAAAATTTGGTGGCACTTCATAATTTTAAAGGAGGTTATTGTGGCGTTTCTAAAGTAGAAAATGACACGATTAATTTGTGTTATATCACCAGTTTTTCATCTTTTAAAAAATTTAAAAACATAGATGATTTTCAAGAAAATGTGGTGTTTAAAAATAGCTTTTTAAAAGAAATATTTCAAAATTCAAAAGCTGTTTGGGAGAAACCATTATCGATTAGTCAGATTTCTTTTGAAACCAAAAAACCAATAGAAAATCACATGATTATGTGTGGCGATGCTGCAGGAATGATTCATCCGTTGTGTGGTAACGGAATGAGTATGGCAATTCAGTCTGCACAAATAGCATCTAAACTGATTCTAAATTATTATGATGGTAAAATTACAACACGAATTGAAGTAGAAAAGCAGTACATTAGATTGTGGAACAAACAATTTAAATGGCGCTTAAAGGCAGGTCATTTTATTGCAATGCTGTTTAGAAATGCAAAAATTTCGAATGTGTTATTACAAGTTTTAAGAAGAATGCCGTTTTTATTACCTATAATTATTAAGCAAACCCATGGTAAATCAATAAAATTATAA
- a CDS encoding methyltransferase domain-containing protein — protein MDFFISTKQRTDKEELMDDFSIGGDLLRDTLDKLENINRWLGGNKVTVNGLKTILKKHPKEQEITIVDVGCGHGDILRDVAKFGRKNHYKFKLIGIDANPTAIAYAIELSIEFPELSFETQDIFSDEFKNRKFDVVLATLFLHHFKEPELVSYLKNTLKQTKIGIVVNDLHRNKIAYYLFMLLSIFITNKMIIEDGLTSVLRGFKRKDLEQMTTKINIQSNISWKWAFRFLWILKSKKA, from the coding sequence ATGGATTTTTTCATCAGCACAAAACAAAGAACAGACAAAGAAGAATTGATGGATGATTTTTCTATCGGAGGAGATTTGTTGCGAGATACGTTAGATAAATTAGAGAATATAAATCGTTGGTTAGGTGGTAATAAAGTAACGGTTAATGGATTAAAAACAATATTAAAAAAGCACCCAAAAGAGCAAGAAATCACAATTGTTGATGTGGGTTGCGGTCATGGAGATATTTTGCGAGATGTAGCCAAATTTGGACGAAAGAATCATTATAAATTCAAATTAATTGGTATAGATGCCAATCCGACTGCGATTGCATATGCGATTGAATTATCAATAGAGTTTCCTGAATTGAGTTTTGAAACGCAAGATATTTTTTCGGATGAATTTAAAAATAGAAAGTTTGATGTAGTTTTAGCAACGTTATTTTTACATCATTTTAAAGAACCAGAACTAGTTTCTTATTTAAAGAATACTTTAAAACAAACAAAAATCGGAATCGTTGTAAATGATTTGCATAGAAACAAAATAGCCTATTATTTGTTTATGCTATTGTCTATATTTATCACTAATAAAATGATTATCGAAGACGGATTAACATCTGTTTTAAGAGGTTTTAAAAGAAAAGATTTAGAACAGATGACAACAAAAATAAATATTCAATCCAATATTTCCTGGAAATGGGCTTTTCGCTTTTTGTGGATTCTAAAGAGTAAGAAAGCATAA